The Acanthochromis polyacanthus isolate Apoly-LR-REF ecotype Palm Island chromosome 17, KAUST_Apoly_ChrSc, whole genome shotgun sequence genome has a window encoding:
- the LOC110970808 gene encoding claudin-7-A isoform X1, producing the protein MANSGLQILGFALALLGVIGLIIGTILPQWKMSAYVGDNIITAVAMYEGLWMSCAFQSTGQIQCKVYDSLLQLNGALQATRALMVVSILITLAGLGAACMGMKCTNCGGDDKVRKSRIAMAGGIIILVGGKKPFILVVITFFEVIFFLNSFTHIVLYSATALCAIVACSWYAHDIIQAFYNPFTPVNTKYEFGSAIFIAWAGAFLTVVGGAMLAASCPRNKSTPKYPISRPPSSKEYV; encoded by the exons atggCCAACTCGGGTCTTCAGATTTTGGGATTCGCCCTGGCTCTCCTGGGCGTAATTGGATTGATAATTGGCACCATTTTGCCCCAGTGGAAGATGTCTGCTTATGTGGGGGACAACATCATCACAGCGGTGGCCATGTACGAAGGACTGTGGATGTCCTGTGCGTTCCAGAGCACAGGACAGATCCAGTGCAAAGTGTACGACTCGCTGCTGCAGCTCAACG GTGCCCTCCAGGCAACCCGTGCCCTCATGGTTGTGAGTATTCTCATAACGCTGGCTGGTCTGGGCGCAGCCTGCATGGGAATGAAGTGCACCAACTGCGGAGGAGATGACAAAGTGCGCAAGTCTCGCATTGCCATGGCTGGTGGCATTATCATTTTGGTTGGAGGTAAGAAGCCATTCATTCTTGTTGTAATTACtttttttgaagtcattttttttctgaacagtttCACTCATATTGTCCTTTACTCTGCCACAGCTTTGTGTGCCATTGTTGCCTGTTCTTGGTACGCTCACGACATCATCCAAGCCTTCTACAACCCTTTCACCCCTGTCAATACCAA GTATGAGTTTGGTTCTGCCATCTTCATCGCCTGGGCTGGTGCATTCCTGACTGTAGTGGGAGGTGCCATGCTGGCAGCATCCTGTCCAAGAAACAAATCCACACCGAAGTATCCCATCTCCAGACCCCCTAGCAGCAAGGAGTACGTTTGA
- the kcnip1b gene encoding Kv channel-interacting protein 1b isoform X1 — protein sequence MSGVRHRTEGVAQKGRSSVSARVCVCVWRTGSENQESQLKEERRSPVTDLKAVRRGNRGKKPFKIQSCGGTKRQDGQADRTVRINRGLLLSGLFDQAAGFHGDNMGAVVGTLTMQTKQRRPSRDKADDELEMTTVCHRPEGLDQLEAQTNFTKQELQILYRGFKNECPSGVVNEETFKHIYAQFFPHGGKVHCFQTNSSVMIFENGRTYLNCFCAADASMYAHYLFNAFDTTNNGSIKFKDFVMGLSILLRGTLREKLEWTFHLYDINRDGYINREEMTEIVRAIYDMMGKYTYPALKGDVPQQHVDAFFQKMDKNKDGVVTLEEFVIACQEDETMMRSMQLFENVM from the exons ATGAGTGGAGTGAGGCACAGAACAGAGGGAGTGGCGCAGAAAGGCAGGAGCAGCGTGtctgcgcgtgtgtgtgtgtgtgtttggagaaCGGGATCAGAAAATCAAGAGAGTCAGCTCAAAGAAGAGCGCCGTTCCCCAGTGACAGATCTGAAAGCAGTGAGGAGGGGTAACAGGGGCAAAAAACCCTTCAAGATACAGAGCTGTGGAGGGACAAAAAGACAGGACGGACAGGCTGATAGAACCGTGAGAATAAATAGAGGACTATTACTCTCTGGGTTGTTTGACCAGGCGGCTGGTTTCCACGGTGACAACATGGGCGCAGTGGTGGGCACTTTGACCATGCAAACCAAACAGAGGAGACCATCCAGAG ATAAAGCAGATGACGAGCTTGAGATGACGACGGTGTGTCACAGACCAGAAGGTCTTGATCAGTTGGAGGCCCAAACTAACTTCACCAAACAGGAGCTGCAGATCCTCTATCGCGGTTTTAAGAAT GAATGTCCGAGTGGAGTGGTAAATGAGGagacatttaaacacatttatgcaCAGTTCTTCCCTCATGGAGGTAAAGTTCACTGTTTCCAAACTAATTCCTCTGTGATGATTTTTGAGAATGGAAGAACTTATCTCAattgtttttgtgctgcagaTGCAAGCATGTACGCACATTATCTTTTCAACGCTTTCGACACTACAAACAACGGCTCCATTAAGTTTAAg GACTTTGTAATGGGGTTGTCGATTCTGCTGAGGGGAACACTGAGGGAAAAGCTGGAGTGGACGTTTCACCTTTATGACATCAACAGAGATGGATACATAAACAGAGAG GAAATGACAGAGATCGTGAGGGCAATTTATGACATGATGGGCAAATACACCTACCCTGCACTAAAGGGAGACGTCCCACAGCAGCATGTGGATGCCTTTTTTCAG aaaatggATAAGAATAAAGATGGAGTGGTGACTTTGGAGGAGTTTGTTATAGCCTGCCAAGAG GATGAAACCATGATGAGGTCCATGCAGCTGTTTGAAAACGTGATGTAG
- the kcnip1b gene encoding Kv channel-interacting protein 1b isoform X5: MTTVCHRPEGLDQLEAQTNFTKQELQILYRGFKNECPSGVVNEETFKHIYAQFFPHGDASMYAHYLFNAFDTTNNGSIKFKDFVMGLSILLRGTLREKLEWTFHLYDINRDGYINREEMTEIVRAIYDMMGKYTYPALKGDVPQQHVDAFFQKMDKNKDGVVTLEEFVIACQEDETMMRSMQLFENVM; the protein is encoded by the exons ATGACGACGGTGTGTCACAGACCAGAAGGTCTTGATCAGTTGGAGGCCCAAACTAACTTCACCAAACAGGAGCTGCAGATCCTCTATCGCGGTTTTAAGAAT GAATGTCCGAGTGGAGTGGTAAATGAGGagacatttaaacacatttatgcaCAGTTCTTCCCTCATGGAG aTGCAAGCATGTACGCACATTATCTTTTCAACGCTTTCGACACTACAAACAACGGCTCCATTAAGTTTAAg GACTTTGTAATGGGGTTGTCGATTCTGCTGAGGGGAACACTGAGGGAAAAGCTGGAGTGGACGTTTCACCTTTATGACATCAACAGAGATGGATACATAAACAGAGAG GAAATGACAGAGATCGTGAGGGCAATTTATGACATGATGGGCAAATACACCTACCCTGCACTAAAGGGAGACGTCCCACAGCAGCATGTGGATGCCTTTTTTCAG aaaatggATAAGAATAAAGATGGAGTGGTGACTTTGGAGGAGTTTGTTATAGCCTGCCAAGAG GATGAAACCATGATGAGGTCCATGCAGCTGTTTGAAAACGTGATGTAG
- the npm1a gene encoding nucleophosmin 1a, whose amino-acid sequence MNGLNEEPMAPQTFLYGCVLEGGKEVVFNPEDDDLEHQLDLRMVCVEPSTKDELHVVEVEGQDLEGQKIKAVLVSLKPSVLPSVCLGGFTITPPAVFRLKSGSGPIHISGQHLVMMEADQSFDEDDGDDDEEEEEDVKTSKKRPASSPAVKSQKKMKMDADDEEDDDDDDDDDEDDDEDDDDGDEEESEEEETPVKAKPTPSKQKAAAQNGKSSKPNTPAANQTPKGKDKKSAKSPPTPKAVLTLPEIKAKILEAVNKGVTLPKVQPKFENFVKHGHRVTDPKDIAELWKWRQTLKDGK is encoded by the exons ATGAACGGGTTAAACGAGGAACCAATGGCGCCACAAACCTTTCTTTACG GTTGCGTGCTGGAAGGTGGAAAGGAGGTGGTGTTCAACCCTGAGGATGATGACTTGGAGCATCAGCTGGATCTGAGGATG GTCTGTGTGGAGCCCAGCACAAAAGATGAACTTCACGTGGTTGAGGTGGAAGGACAGGACTTGGAGGGTCAGAAAATCAAGGCAGTCCTGGTCTCACTTAAGCCCTCTGTTCTGCCAAGT GTGTGTCTCGGTGGTTTCACAATCACACCCCCAGCAGTTTTCCGTCTGAAGTCGGGTTCAGGTCCGATCCATATCAGTGGACAGCATCTTGTCA tgatGGAGGCTGACCAGTCTTTTGATGAAGATGATGGcgatgatgatgaagaggaggaggaagatgtcAAAACGTCAAAGAAAAGACCTGCTTCCTCTCCTGCAGTCAAGTCTCAG aaaaaaatgaaaatggacgCTGATGACGAGGaggatgatgacgatgatgacgaCGATGATGA gGACGacgatgaggatgatgatgatggcgaTGAGGAAGAGAGTGAGGAAGAAGAAACACCTGTGAAG GCCAAACCAACCCCATCCAAACAAAAAGCTGCTGCTCAGAATGGCAAGAGTTCCAAACCCAACACCCCAGCTGCAAACCAG ACACCTAAAGGAAAGGACAAGAAGTCAGCCAAGAGCCCACCAACTCCTAAAGCTGTTCTTACACTTCCTGAGATTAAAGCCAAGATTCTGGAGGCAGTGAACAAG GGAGTAACATTACCTAAAGTGCAACCCAAGTTTGAGAACTTCGTGAAGCACGGTCACAGAGTGACAGACCCCAAG gacATTGCAGAGCTGTGGAAGTGGAGGCAGACATTGAAGGATGGAAAATAA
- the kcnip1b gene encoding Kv channel-interacting protein 1b isoform X2: MSGVRHRTEGVAQKGRSSVSARVCVCVWRTGSENQESQLKEERRSPVTDLKAVRRGNRGKKPFKIQSCGGTKRQDGQADRTVRINRGLLLSGLFDQAAGFHGDNMGAVVGTLTMQTKQRRPSRDKADDELEMTTVCHRPEGLDQLEAQTNFTKQELQILYRGFKNECPSGVVNEETFKHIYAQFFPHGDASMYAHYLFNAFDTTNNGSIKFKDFVMGLSILLRGTLREKLEWTFHLYDINRDGYINREEMTEIVRAIYDMMGKYTYPALKGDVPQQHVDAFFQKMDKNKDGVVTLEEFVIACQEDETMMRSMQLFENVM; encoded by the exons ATGAGTGGAGTGAGGCACAGAACAGAGGGAGTGGCGCAGAAAGGCAGGAGCAGCGTGtctgcgcgtgtgtgtgtgtgtgtttggagaaCGGGATCAGAAAATCAAGAGAGTCAGCTCAAAGAAGAGCGCCGTTCCCCAGTGACAGATCTGAAAGCAGTGAGGAGGGGTAACAGGGGCAAAAAACCCTTCAAGATACAGAGCTGTGGAGGGACAAAAAGACAGGACGGACAGGCTGATAGAACCGTGAGAATAAATAGAGGACTATTACTCTCTGGGTTGTTTGACCAGGCGGCTGGTTTCCACGGTGACAACATGGGCGCAGTGGTGGGCACTTTGACCATGCAAACCAAACAGAGGAGACCATCCAGAG ATAAAGCAGATGACGAGCTTGAGATGACGACGGTGTGTCACAGACCAGAAGGTCTTGATCAGTTGGAGGCCCAAACTAACTTCACCAAACAGGAGCTGCAGATCCTCTATCGCGGTTTTAAGAAT GAATGTCCGAGTGGAGTGGTAAATGAGGagacatttaaacacatttatgcaCAGTTCTTCCCTCATGGAG aTGCAAGCATGTACGCACATTATCTTTTCAACGCTTTCGACACTACAAACAACGGCTCCATTAAGTTTAAg GACTTTGTAATGGGGTTGTCGATTCTGCTGAGGGGAACACTGAGGGAAAAGCTGGAGTGGACGTTTCACCTTTATGACATCAACAGAGATGGATACATAAACAGAGAG GAAATGACAGAGATCGTGAGGGCAATTTATGACATGATGGGCAAATACACCTACCCTGCACTAAAGGGAGACGTCCCACAGCAGCATGTGGATGCCTTTTTTCAG aaaatggATAAGAATAAAGATGGAGTGGTGACTTTGGAGGAGTTTGTTATAGCCTGCCAAGAG GATGAAACCATGATGAGGTCCATGCAGCTGTTTGAAAACGTGATGTAG
- the LOC110970808 gene encoding claudin-7-B isoform X2, translating into MANSGLQILGFALALLGVIGLIIGTILPQWKMSAYVGDNIITAVAMYEGLWMSCAFQSTGQIQCKVYDSLLQLNGALQATRALMVVSILITLAGLGAACMGMKCTNCGGDDKVRKSRIAMAGGIIILVGALCAIVACSWYAHDIIQAFYNPFTPVNTKYEFGSAIFIAWAGAFLTVVGGAMLAASCPRNKSTPKYPISRPPSSKEYV; encoded by the exons atggCCAACTCGGGTCTTCAGATTTTGGGATTCGCCCTGGCTCTCCTGGGCGTAATTGGATTGATAATTGGCACCATTTTGCCCCAGTGGAAGATGTCTGCTTATGTGGGGGACAACATCATCACAGCGGTGGCCATGTACGAAGGACTGTGGATGTCCTGTGCGTTCCAGAGCACAGGACAGATCCAGTGCAAAGTGTACGACTCGCTGCTGCAGCTCAACG GTGCCCTCCAGGCAACCCGTGCCCTCATGGTTGTGAGTATTCTCATAACGCTGGCTGGTCTGGGCGCAGCCTGCATGGGAATGAAGTGCACCAACTGCGGAGGAGATGACAAAGTGCGCAAGTCTCGCATTGCCATGGCTGGTGGCATTATCATTTTGGTTGGAG CTTTGTGTGCCATTGTTGCCTGTTCTTGGTACGCTCACGACATCATCCAAGCCTTCTACAACCCTTTCACCCCTGTCAATACCAA GTATGAGTTTGGTTCTGCCATCTTCATCGCCTGGGCTGGTGCATTCCTGACTGTAGTGGGAGGTGCCATGCTGGCAGCATCCTGTCCAAGAAACAAATCCACACCGAAGTATCCCATCTCCAGACCCCCTAGCAGCAAGGAGTACGTTTGA